The following are encoded in a window of Rubritalea squalenifaciens DSM 18772 genomic DNA:
- a CDS encoding GNAT family N-acetyltransferase: protein MRTNIRSARLEDLDFLVWLEEQSFPPHRRCSRNSLRTSIISPKHCTYIIGQILADETTIPIGAAVVIAYKQSQRIYSLAIHPDFRGSGAGAGLVQHILHAASLAGFEKVSIEADANNHKLICWYQKQNFELNKVLGDYYAPGEPAYRMVHSLHLTDTSAPAPENIIVVDQLKKWTLHLENVEVVSAETYLTSSRFKNAKRLQVLNLCNSYKTHSTGYYVSLLAAARNQRITPTVMTVKDSCNIGIAQSVFDEIGTRPKITLQEGESTQITVILGNSPEKAHEEIARKLFRLFEIPFFSLTLKKIQGELLVKKVCVLSPTKVFAEHRDLLEQSLISHFQRKRHYRQQLKKHKYDLAILTDSNEKTPPSCLVALEKFKAAAEKVGFFVEFVSKLDYRRICEFDALFIRETTAIENHTYRFARHAYTEGLTVLDDPWSILLCSNKIYLHERLNRARIRQPKSWLLTKNSITKELVSLFSFPLVLKLPESTFSLGVYKVESVEAFHEKLESLFKQSDLVIAQEFLESEFDWRIGILDNTPLFACKYYMARGHWQIYNWEQSNPEDFSGNFESIPINQVPAEILKTAVKASSLIGDSLYGVDLKEVGGKPYVIEVNDNPNIDAGIEDSILGDELYLRIMTSIFNRLERERVQPRYLQ, encoded by the coding sequence GTGCGTACAAACATCCGAAGCGCCAGACTAGAGGACCTCGATTTCCTCGTTTGGTTAGAAGAACAGTCCTTCCCCCCTCACAGGCGATGCTCGCGCAATTCCCTGCGTACCAGCATCATCAGCCCTAAACATTGCACCTACATCATTGGGCAAATACTCGCGGACGAGACTACCATCCCCATCGGGGCAGCTGTCGTTATTGCCTACAAGCAAAGCCAGCGTATCTACTCACTCGCCATCCATCCGGACTTCCGCGGCTCAGGTGCAGGGGCCGGGCTCGTGCAGCACATCCTCCATGCTGCCTCCTTGGCAGGATTCGAGAAAGTCTCGATTGAGGCAGATGCGAACAACCACAAGCTCATCTGCTGGTATCAGAAACAGAACTTTGAGCTCAACAAGGTACTGGGCGACTACTATGCCCCCGGTGAACCGGCCTACCGCATGGTACATAGCCTGCACCTGACCGACACTTCTGCGCCAGCTCCGGAAAACATCATCGTCGTAGACCAGCTCAAGAAGTGGACACTTCATTTGGAGAATGTGGAGGTGGTCTCGGCAGAAACCTACCTGACATCCTCTCGCTTCAAAAATGCCAAGCGTCTCCAGGTGCTCAATCTCTGCAACTCCTATAAAACGCACAGCACAGGATACTACGTTTCCCTGCTCGCTGCAGCCCGCAATCAGCGCATCACCCCGACGGTGATGACCGTCAAGGACAGCTGTAACATCGGGATTGCCCAGAGCGTTTTCGATGAAATTGGCACCCGCCCAAAGATCACCCTTCAAGAAGGAGAGTCCACCCAGATCACCGTCATTCTGGGCAACTCTCCGGAGAAAGCTCACGAGGAAATTGCCCGCAAACTCTTCCGCCTTTTCGAAATCCCCTTCTTCAGTCTGACTCTGAAGAAAATCCAGGGAGAGCTATTGGTGAAGAAGGTCTGTGTTCTTTCTCCGACCAAGGTATTTGCTGAGCACAGAGATCTACTGGAGCAATCTTTGATTAGCCACTTCCAGCGTAAACGTCACTACCGCCAACAGCTCAAGAAGCACAAGTACGATCTAGCCATCCTAACAGACAGCAACGAGAAGACCCCACCATCCTGCCTGGTCGCTCTCGAAAAATTCAAAGCTGCAGCTGAGAAGGTGGGCTTCTTTGTCGAGTTTGTCAGCAAACTCGATTACCGACGCATCTGCGAGTTTGACGCGCTCTTTATCCGCGAGACCACAGCCATCGAAAACCATACCTACCGTTTTGCACGTCACGCCTATACGGAAGGTCTCACTGTCTTGGATGATCCTTGGTCCATCCTTCTATGTTCTAACAAAATTTATCTCCACGAGCGCCTCAACCGCGCACGCATTCGTCAGCCCAAATCCTGGCTACTCACCAAGAACTCCATCACCAAAGAGCTCGTCAGTCTCTTTAGTTTCCCTCTGGTGCTTAAGCTACCTGAGAGCACCTTCTCTTTGGGCGTCTACAAAGTAGAGTCCGTCGAAGCTTTCCATGAAAAACTTGAGTCTCTCTTCAAGCAAAGCGATCTCGTCATTGCCCAGGAGTTCCTCGAATCCGAGTTCGACTGGCGCATTGGCATCCTGGACAACACCCCCCTGTTTGCCTGCAAGTACTATATGGCGCGCGGCCACTGGCAGATCTATAACTGGGAGCAAAGCAACCCAGAGGATTTCTCTGGAAATTTCGAGTCCATCCCCATCAACCAGGTTCCTGCAGAAATTCTCAAAACCGCAGTCAAGGCTTCCTCACTTATTGGAGACAGTCTCTACGGCGTGGATCTCAAGGAAGTCGGCGGAAAGCCCTATGTGATCGAGGTGAACGACAACCCTAACATAGACGCTGGCATCGAGGATTCCATCCTGGGAGACGAACTCTACCTGCGCATCATGACATCGATTTTCAATCGCTTGGAGCGGGAAAGAGTTCAGCCACGCTACCTCCAGTAA
- a CDS encoding cadherin domain-containing protein: MLRFKKSTSPLVAAVAVIVSALAQAQDGPGFPNIDYAPSESGSVLSLNDPGKAISAICMHRGYLFVPMGADGGGGRDRGAFALYDISDPTNLTTVFDSRDYPSTYHDSSSFDYVGDFAEEHHLPVSGDYALITERRNTSVGYCILDLSPLYDNPSDPKPRVVSRYSYPGITNASDYDGYSFAAGWQGRKYMWAPTGSNGLMIIDTSNFASPQLLTTIPRSQLANLTIRSVIPIGNLLVCTTASVGGNFQALILDISNPTSPQILNQFSGPMGYHPFVYGSKLYGGGSPLIAHDFSDPQNITSVTLNPNPGLDRPEYGFGKDEYLFIGHYPGLTKWRLDGTNTQEIERINSGLIDDHAFSTPLGNLAAVCSDHNNDRKLIIGIHDHEKDIRPPEVNFVSPSDGATNVHIKSRVGICLTDFVDTKSVTPSNFFIREFGGNPVPGTVSSMFGIVNFCPDNDLSPNQTYEVVLAANGLTDQAGNAIPAETLVATFSTGDTISTYDITVNTQTPQVTGSTINFSLSVDNPGSFSLEHSWDYGDGSPVTSFSSTTASSHTYSTAGNHVVTVSTRLNGQTYTTKATSVQVIHNPIATTPPTNSSTIIFDGDNDLVWNVNPDNNSVSAIDANTHSLVYETNVGNNPKSLALAPGNKLWVTNKKSATISVIDRSTGNLFSTHFLPYASAPHAILIDTPNNTAYVTLEGKEQVAKLNASTGEVISTIEVGPWPRALALDPSRNRLWVARFISPDESGKVTAINTSTFTIANTTSLPPVMEPDSLTNGRGLPNYLGTLSLSPDLTQAYVPAKKDNIFRGMLRDGQQLTFEHTVRSMATGINLNTGLENASSRIDFDNNDFATAAVYSPYGNQVFFSTNGSATIWVVDAYNPASSYTFATGGIAPDGLALSEDGSRLYVHNFMSRDVSVFNTAIACASICGAAPKLAQVSTVTSESLASNVLLGKQLFYNSDDPRLSQESYMSCSSCHLDGGHDGRVWDFTGMGEGLRNTIDLNGKGVGHGPLHWSANFDEVQDFEGQIRGLAGGSGLMSDTDFHTGTRSEPLGQGKSGISNDLDALKAYIASLTDVGTSPHRQSNGELTPDAIAGREIFRSKNCASCHSGESYTDSASLVRHDVGTLLSSSGQRLGGELDGLDTPTLRGLWNGAPYLHDGSVATLEEVLTSKNLSGKHGDLFSLTDTELNQLVAYLKQIDDHETSAPSTSSNQAPMVTSPGTQSSSMHVAVSLPISASDPEDDTLYFSATGLPAGLSIDPDTGVITGSPTSHGDHNVTIGVKDTAGNADSTSFSWNIANIARDLSDIDPSMGPYRYVKLVATREVNNNAWTSIAEFNVLDSSGAPIDRSNWIASTDSQELSAENGAIGNAIDGNPGTIWHTEWAGSVDPPPPHEIVIDMISSHYVRGFRQLPRSNGVNGRIADYQFYASTTGSNWTLLSSGSFPNEFTEHEVLTSTATGSITYEWWSGFTGSSIDDLRSWASYPQSPNGSTTLSSAQASSDRDNNFAARMHGYLVPTKTGLYSFSIASDDSSELWLGTNHFASSATRVAMVSSFTEALEWEASASQQSEPILLEAGKLYYISALHHDISGSDHLAIAWKTPGSTSYQVIGGSYLMPYQQVSDNTPPAFNAPAYHFNIAENQAGGTVLGNVSATEVDAGQSIQYSIISGNTLGAFTINATTGQITTTMALDFESTPLHQLLVQVTDNYSTPLSSSVPVTIHVGNVLENNDEVVFVELTKAGGPFQGHGNPALIGFNADPDGDGIPNSLELLRGTQPDVPDSPPGMRLGTTEHNGKTYMTYEIDVDSSLDSALYFYFQNGNDLQNWDTPDNTPQLIGSNATYNTYRVRDNLPLDEAPRRFIKVSVSPLGGGTGNGLENQP, from the coding sequence ATGCTCAGATTCAAAAAATCCACCAGCCCCCTGGTGGCAGCTGTTGCTGTCATCGTGTCGGCACTTGCCCAAGCTCAGGATGGCCCCGGTTTCCCGAATATCGACTACGCCCCGTCTGAGTCTGGCAGCGTTCTTTCCCTGAATGATCCGGGAAAAGCTATCAGCGCCATTTGCATGCACCGCGGTTACCTCTTTGTTCCCATGGGAGCTGATGGCGGAGGCGGCCGAGACAGAGGAGCCTTTGCTCTCTACGACATTTCGGATCCCACCAATCTCACCACTGTCTTCGACTCCCGCGACTACCCCAGCACCTACCATGACTCGAGTAGCTTTGACTATGTGGGGGACTTCGCCGAGGAGCACCACCTTCCAGTTTCCGGGGACTACGCGCTGATCACCGAGCGCCGCAATACGAGCGTGGGATACTGCATTCTGGATCTTTCCCCACTTTACGACAATCCATCGGATCCCAAGCCCCGGGTAGTCAGCCGCTACTCCTACCCTGGCATCACCAATGCCTCAGACTATGATGGCTATTCCTTTGCCGCAGGCTGGCAAGGCCGCAAGTACATGTGGGCTCCTACTGGCTCAAACGGCCTGATGATCATCGACACCTCGAACTTCGCCAGCCCCCAGCTACTCACCACCATTCCACGCTCCCAACTGGCGAACCTTACCATCCGCTCGGTGATTCCTATTGGAAACTTACTCGTGTGCACCACCGCATCAGTCGGCGGCAACTTCCAGGCTCTCATTCTGGATATCAGCAACCCCACGAGCCCGCAGATCTTAAACCAATTCAGCGGCCCCATGGGCTACCACCCCTTTGTCTACGGGAGCAAACTCTATGGCGGCGGCAGCCCCCTCATTGCCCACGACTTTTCTGACCCGCAGAACATCACCTCTGTGACCCTCAACCCGAACCCTGGGCTCGATCGCCCCGAGTACGGATTTGGTAAGGACGAATATCTCTTCATCGGCCACTATCCAGGACTCACCAAGTGGCGCCTGGATGGAACGAACACCCAGGAAATCGAACGTATCAACTCCGGCCTCATCGACGACCATGCCTTCAGCACTCCGCTGGGAAACCTCGCCGCCGTCTGTAGCGACCACAACAACGACCGCAAACTCATCATCGGCATTCACGACCATGAAAAGGACATCCGCCCGCCGGAAGTCAATTTCGTCTCCCCCTCGGATGGTGCTACCAACGTCCACATCAAATCTCGCGTCGGCATCTGCCTCACCGACTTCGTAGACACCAAATCCGTCACTCCCAGCAATTTCTTCATCCGCGAGTTTGGTGGCAACCCCGTCCCTGGCACCGTCAGTTCCATGTTCGGCATCGTCAACTTCTGCCCGGATAATGACCTTTCACCTAACCAGACCTATGAAGTCGTCCTCGCAGCAAACGGACTAACAGACCAAGCCGGAAATGCCATCCCCGCCGAGACACTGGTAGCCACCTTTTCCACCGGAGATACCATCAGTACCTACGATATCACCGTAAACACCCAGACTCCCCAAGTCACCGGGTCCACCATCAACTTCAGCTTGAGCGTAGACAACCCGGGCAGTTTCTCGCTGGAACATTCTTGGGACTACGGAGACGGATCCCCTGTCACCTCCTTCAGCAGCACCACCGCATCCAGCCACACCTACAGCACCGCTGGCAACCACGTCGTCACCGTAAGCACCCGGCTGAACGGTCAAACCTACACCACCAAAGCCACCTCGGTGCAGGTCATCCACAACCCCATTGCTACTACCCCACCCACTAACAGCTCCACTATCATCTTCGATGGCGACAACGATCTGGTCTGGAACGTCAACCCGGATAACAACTCCGTCAGTGCCATTGACGCCAATACACACAGCTTGGTTTATGAGACAAATGTGGGCAATAACCCCAAGTCACTCGCACTCGCCCCCGGCAACAAGCTTTGGGTCACTAATAAGAAAAGCGCCACCATCAGCGTGATCGACCGCAGCACGGGAAACCTTTTCAGCACCCATTTTCTCCCCTATGCCAGTGCCCCACACGCGATTCTCATAGACACCCCTAACAACACAGCCTACGTCACGCTTGAAGGTAAGGAGCAAGTCGCCAAACTCAATGCCAGCACTGGAGAAGTCATCAGCACAATCGAAGTAGGCCCCTGGCCTAGAGCCCTAGCTCTCGATCCCTCACGTAACCGCCTCTGGGTAGCTCGTTTTATTTCCCCAGATGAATCCGGGAAAGTCACCGCGATCAACACCTCTACATTCACCATCGCAAACACCACCTCGCTGCCTCCCGTCATGGAGCCCGACTCCCTAACCAACGGGCGCGGCCTACCCAACTACCTCGGCACCCTCTCACTGTCACCCGATCTCACTCAGGCTTATGTGCCCGCCAAGAAGGACAATATCTTCCGCGGCATGCTCCGTGACGGCCAGCAACTCACCTTTGAGCACACCGTGCGCAGCATGGCGACGGGCATCAACCTCAACACCGGACTCGAGAACGCCTCCTCCCGGATTGACTTTGACAACAATGATTTCGCCACAGCTGCCGTCTATAGCCCCTATGGAAACCAGGTCTTCTTTTCGACCAACGGATCAGCCACCATCTGGGTGGTAGATGCTTACAACCCGGCTAGCAGCTACACCTTTGCCACCGGAGGTATCGCGCCTGACGGACTTGCCCTCAGTGAGGATGGTTCACGCCTCTATGTGCACAACTTCATGTCGAGAGACGTGTCCGTCTTCAATACCGCCATCGCCTGCGCCTCCATCTGCGGCGCCGCGCCCAAGCTGGCCCAAGTCAGCACAGTCACCAGCGAGTCCCTTGCCTCAAACGTCCTGCTCGGCAAACAGCTTTTCTACAACTCGGACGACCCGCGCCTTTCCCAGGAAAGCTACATGAGCTGTTCCAGCTGCCATCTGGATGGTGGACACGATGGCCGGGTCTGGGACTTCACCGGCATGGGAGAAGGACTTCGCAATACCATCGACCTGAACGGCAAAGGAGTCGGCCACGGCCCACTGCACTGGTCAGCCAACTTCGATGAAGTACAGGACTTTGAAGGCCAGATCCGCGGGCTTGCCGGCGGCTCCGGCCTCATGAGCGATACGGATTTCCATACCGGAACCCGCTCCGAGCCTCTAGGCCAGGGCAAATCCGGTATCAGTAATGATCTGGATGCCCTCAAAGCCTACATCGCTTCTCTAACCGACGTGGGCACCAGCCCGCACCGACAGTCCAATGGCGAGCTAACCCCGGATGCCATCGCGGGCCGTGAAATCTTCCGCAGCAAAAACTGCGCGAGCTGCCATTCCGGAGAGAGCTACACCGATAGCGCTTCTCTCGTCCGCCATGATGTCGGAACCCTACTCTCCAGCAGCGGCCAGCGACTTGGCGGCGAGCTCGACGGACTGGACACCCCGACACTCCGCGGTCTCTGGAATGGAGCCCCCTACCTGCATGACGGCAGCGTAGCCACCCTCGAGGAAGTACTCACCAGCAAAAACCTCAGCGGCAAGCACGGCGACCTCTTTTCCCTCACAGATACCGAACTCAACCAACTCGTTGCCTACCTGAAGCAGATTGACGACCATGAAACCAGCGCCCCTTCAACATCCAGTAACCAAGCACCCATGGTCACCTCCCCGGGCACACAGAGCAGCAGCATGCATGTGGCCGTTTCCCTTCCAATCTCAGCCTCAGACCCGGAGGACGATACTCTCTATTTCTCCGCCACCGGCCTCCCAGCCGGACTTTCTATCGATCCGGACACAGGAGTCATCACCGGTTCACCCACCTCACATGGAGATCACAATGTCACTATTGGAGTCAAAGACACTGCCGGAAATGCAGACAGCACCTCCTTTTCCTGGAACATCGCGAACATTGCGCGTGACCTCAGCGATATCGATCCCTCGATGGGCCCCTACCGCTACGTCAAACTCGTCGCCACTCGTGAGGTCAATAACAACGCCTGGACTTCTATTGCCGAGTTTAATGTGTTAGATTCCTCGGGAGCTCCCATCGACCGCAGCAACTGGATCGCTTCTACGGATTCCCAGGAACTCTCTGCTGAGAATGGAGCCATCGGCAATGCCATCGATGGCAACCCCGGCACGATCTGGCACACCGAGTGGGCAGGTTCTGTCGACCCACCACCGCCACATGAAATCGTGATCGACATGATCAGCTCTCACTACGTGCGTGGCTTCCGCCAGCTTCCCCGCTCAAATGGGGTCAATGGCCGCATTGCCGACTATCAGTTTTATGCCAGCACCACCGGCAGCAATTGGACCCTGCTCAGCAGCGGCAGCTTCCCGAACGAATTTACCGAGCATGAGGTTCTCACCTCCACCGCTACGGGAAGCATCACCTATGAATGGTGGTCCGGCTTCACTGGAAGCTCGATCGATGATCTCCGCAGCTGGGCCAGCTATCCGCAGAGTCCCAATGGCTCCACCACTCTCAGCTCCGCCCAAGCCAGCAGCGACAGGGACAACAACTTCGCCGCCCGCATGCATGGCTATCTAGTACCTACGAAGACAGGCCTCTATTCATTCTCCATTGCATCAGATGATTCCAGCGAGCTGTGGCTGGGCACCAACCACTTCGCCTCAAGCGCTACCAGGGTCGCCATGGTTTCCAGCTTCACAGAAGCCCTAGAGTGGGAGGCCTCCGCTTCCCAACAATCGGAACCCATCTTGCTGGAAGCAGGCAAACTCTACTACATCTCCGCCCTGCATCATGACATCAGTGGCAGCGATCATCTGGCTATAGCTTGGAAGACACCCGGCAGCACCAGCTATCAAGTCATCGGCGGCAGCTACCTCATGCCCTACCAGCAGGTCAGTGACAACACCCCTCCGGCCTTCAATGCTCCAGCCTACCATTTCAACATCGCGGAAAACCAAGCGGGAGGAACCGTCTTGGGCAATGTAAGCGCCACCGAGGTGGATGCCGGGCAGTCCATCCAGTACAGCATCATTTCAGGCAATACTCTCGGAGCATTCACCATCAATGCCACAACGGGACAAATCACCACCACCATGGCGCTCGACTTCGAATCCACCCCGCTTCACCAGCTGCTGGTTCAGGTTACAGACAACTACTCCACCCCTCTCTCCAGCAGCGTGCCTGTCACCATCCACGTTGGAAATGTGTTAGAAAATAACGATGAAGTGGTCTTCGTTGAACTCACCAAAGCAGGAGGACCTTTCCAAGGCCACGGCAACCCGGCCCTCATCGGTTTCAATGCTGACCCAGACGGCGACGGTATCCCCAACTCACTGGAGCTCCTGCGCGGCACCCAACCAGACGTACCCGATTCACCACCCGGCATGCGACTCGGCACCACCGAGCACAACGGCAAAACCTACATGACCTATGAGATCGATGTCGATTCCTCACTGGACAGCGCTCTCTATTTCTACTTCCAGAATGGCAATGACCTCCAGAACTGGGACACCCCAGACAACACCCCTCAACTCATCGGAAGCAACGCCACCTACAACACCTACCGCGTCCGCGACAACCTCCCACTCGATGAAGCCCCACGCCGCTTCATCAAAGTCAGCGTAAGCCCTCTCGGCGGCGGTACTGGCAACGGCCTGGAGAACCAGCCATAA
- a CDS encoding PEP-CTERM sorting domain-containing protein, with translation MKITILMLSGALISSVSAAVVINPISVTATGTIDFSADGFDRTIDGSGLSDSTLVETGDALPGTYPTHEVGNNAGPAVQTVSGRYSSWAGQTVTYDLGAVYDLEDLVFWNYTEIYNGDDQYRNRGLASATLSFAGEDLVFGSDTAFNFAEASAGSAPFNAEVLNITENGVRYIQFSNMTNHGGNRLGWSEVRFTGTAAVPEPSSAALIGLAGIGLALRRRR, from the coding sequence ATGAAAATCACTATTCTCATGCTAAGCGGAGCCCTGATAAGCTCTGTATCGGCAGCCGTAGTCATCAACCCCATCTCCGTGACAGCCACTGGGACCATCGACTTTAGCGCAGACGGCTTTGACCGTACTATCGACGGCAGCGGTCTTTCTGACTCCACCCTCGTGGAGACTGGAGATGCTCTACCTGGCACTTACCCTACCCATGAAGTAGGTAACAATGCAGGCCCGGCGGTTCAAACTGTCTCAGGACGTTACTCCAGCTGGGCAGGACAGACAGTAACCTACGATCTGGGAGCTGTTTATGATCTCGAAGACCTCGTCTTCTGGAACTACACCGAAATTTACAATGGTGACGATCAATACCGCAACCGAGGGCTCGCCTCCGCCACCCTTTCCTTCGCGGGGGAAGACCTGGTATTCGGTTCCGACACTGCATTCAATTTTGCCGAGGCTTCAGCAGGGTCGGCTCCTTTCAATGCTGAAGTACTCAACATCACGGAAAACGGTGTACGCTACATCCAGTTCTCAAACATGACCAACCACGGAGGCAATCGCCTAGGATGGTCCGAAGTCCGCTTCACAGGAACTGCTGCAGTACCAGAGCCCTCCAGCGCAGCTCTCATCGGCTTAGCCGGTATCGGCCTCGCCCTGCGCCGTCGCCGTTAA
- the galK gene encoding galactokinase: protein MASGLPHLIERTTAQFEKNFGCTPTLLAAAPGRVNLIGEHIDYCDGFVLPCALPLYTLIAAAPAAEDHLITLDAGKKFPRTTIDLREPVNPGEPFWANYLKGVLASFLEFDSPRPLGFNAQISTNIPLGAGLSSSAALEVAFATLLEQITGHILTKKEKALLAQKAEHDFAGMPCGIMDQFASAYGEEGHLVLIDCKAEEASLISFERNDLDLVICNSMVSHSLADGEYAKRRADAEEALRRSGQTSWRDLSLADLPKLEKACPERIYHRARHIITESKRVIDATKALKDDDFLAFGQFMYRSHSSLRDDYEVSCPELDLLVDLAKEAGPAGGVLGSRMTGGGFGGSTITLCHSSHTRQFIAHLSSRYMEETGHKPDIIVAKPARGAHLV, encoded by the coding sequence ATGGCTTCGGGACTACCCCATCTCATTGAGCGCACCACCGCCCAGTTCGAGAAGAACTTCGGCTGCACCCCCACGCTCCTGGCCGCAGCTCCCGGGCGCGTCAACTTGATCGGTGAGCATATCGACTACTGCGATGGCTTCGTGCTCCCCTGCGCTCTGCCTCTCTACACCCTGATCGCTGCGGCCCCAGCAGCAGAGGATCATCTTATCACCCTTGATGCCGGCAAGAAATTCCCTCGCACTACCATCGACCTGCGGGAACCCGTCAACCCCGGAGAACCTTTCTGGGCAAACTACCTCAAGGGCGTCCTCGCCAGCTTCCTGGAGTTCGACAGTCCACGCCCTCTTGGCTTTAACGCCCAGATCAGCACCAATATCCCACTCGGTGCCGGTCTCTCCAGCAGCGCCGCTCTGGAAGTAGCCTTCGCCACCTTGCTGGAACAAATCACCGGCCATATCCTTACCAAGAAAGAAAAAGCCCTGCTCGCGCAAAAGGCGGAGCACGACTTCGCTGGCATGCCCTGCGGCATCATGGATCAGTTCGCCTCGGCTTACGGCGAAGAAGGGCACCTCGTTCTGATCGACTGCAAGGCAGAGGAAGCCTCCCTCATCTCCTTCGAACGCAACGACCTGGACCTCGTCATCTGCAATAGCATGGTTTCCCACTCGCTGGCGGATGGAGAGTACGCCAAGCGCCGTGCCGATGCCGAAGAGGCGCTTCGCCGCAGTGGTCAAACTAGCTGGCGGGATCTGTCTCTGGCTGACCTACCTAAACTCGAAAAAGCCTGCCCGGAACGTATTTATCATCGCGCACGCCACATCATCACCGAGAGCAAACGGGTGATCGACGCTACCAAGGCTCTCAAAGACGATGATTTCCTCGCTTTCGGCCAATTCATGTACCGCAGCCATTCCTCGCTACGTGATGACTACGAAGTCTCCTGCCCGGAGCTAGACCTACTGGTCGATCTTGCGAAGGAAGCCGGACCCGCTGGAGGAGTACTAGGATCACGCATGACGGGAGGTGGATTTGGTGGCTCTACCATCACCCTCTGCCATTCCTCCCACACCCGCCAATTCATCGCCCATCTCAGCTCACGCTACATGGAGGAAACAGGCCACAAACCTGACATCATCGTGGCCAAACCAGCGCGAGGCGCTCACTTGGTCTAG
- a CDS encoding YchJ family protein codes for MEENEAPREEESQEENNQERVLRIRLRTECPCGSGKAYVDCCRDYHTGKRAPETAEQLMRSRYTAYFFRLADYLVGTQHPDTRPRGIREELEQTMPDMMWRSLKILSTSKGQKADNKGKVEFVATLHHEGKLLQHHEKSRFKKLKGKWKYLDAKG; via the coding sequence ATGGAGGAGAACGAAGCACCACGAGAAGAAGAGTCCCAGGAGGAAAATAATCAGGAACGTGTCCTGCGTATCCGCCTCAGAACAGAGTGCCCCTGCGGTAGTGGCAAAGCCTATGTCGACTGCTGCCGTGACTACCATACAGGCAAACGTGCGCCGGAGACTGCGGAGCAACTCATGCGCTCCCGCTACACCGCCTACTTCTTCCGTCTGGCTGACTACCTCGTCGGCACCCAGCATCCTGATACTCGCCCACGCGGTATCCGCGAAGAGCTGGAACAGACCATGCCTGACATGATGTGGCGCTCGCTTAAGATCCTCAGTACCAGCAAAGGCCAGAAGGCAGACAACAAGGGTAAGGTCGAATTCGTCGCCACCCTCCACCACGAGGGCAAGCTCCTCCAGCACCACGAGAAGTCACGCTTTAAAAAACTCAAAGGCAAGTGGAAGTACCTCGACGCGAAGGGCTAA